A single genomic interval of Suncus etruscus isolate mSunEtr1 chromosome 12, mSunEtr1.pri.cur, whole genome shotgun sequence harbors:
- the PTRHD1 gene encoding putative peptidyl-tRNA hydrolase PTRHD1, whose product MHRAVRPVFQRGRNMAASTAEPQILVQYLVLRKDLSQAPLAWPAGALIAQACHAATAALHIHRDHPHTGAYLAELERMRKVVLEAPDESTLKQLAETLQQKNIDHLLWLEQPENIATCLALRPYPKEEVSQYLKKFRLFK is encoded by the exons ATGCACCGGGCGGTAAGGCCGGTCTTTCAGCGAGGCAGGAATATGGCGGCCTCCACCGCGGAGCCGCAGATCCTGGTTCAGTATTTGGTGTTACGAAAGGACCTGTCGCAGGCTCCGCTCGCTTGGCCCGCGGGTGCGCTGATAGCGCAGGCCTGCCACGCCGCCACTGCGGCCTTACACATTCACCGTGACCACCCGCACACGGGCGCCTACCTCGCGGAGCTGGAGCGCATGCGCAAGGTGGTCCTCGAG GCCCCTGACGAGAGCACTCTCAAGCAGCTGGCTGAGACCCTGCAACAAAAGAACATTGACCACCTGTTGTGGCTGGAGCAGCCAGAGAACAtcgccacttgccttgcactccgtCCCTACCCCAAGGAAGAAGTGAGCCAGTATCTGAAGAAGTTCCGGCTGTTCAAATGA